A stretch of the Bacillus anthracis str. Vollum genome encodes the following:
- a CDS encoding MFS transporter codes for MEEDGGIIVLMEERMNSTYKWVMLIVATIAQTTATLITYGVGVFALFWKEEYALTNMESGLLVSVVNVGPLFCMLFIGRLLDQYNEKILISISSFLLGSSLLLTNIVSGFNGLLFVLLLIGMFYSVSQPGGSKVILKWFPKENRGLAMGIRQAGIPIGGALAGVLIPFLTVQYNMTYAINSIACICIIGGVLFFVFYKEPYVQEEARKGHIKISFWMELKVVICKKELYPIYITGICMISLQMVLVGHFMKFLAGEQSITSIVAGTVFSVMFFSGMIGRVALAAISDVFYKGNRRIPLFIAVCASIGLILLLVMSIHTITSGVLYSVSALLGFFSIGWFSLFIAEVAELASEESVGITVSVALTLNQIAIIVAPVLFGYIVDEKGYAYAWLCIVVLLSISAVSLYRRNKKIKES; via the coding sequence ATGGAAGAGGATGGAGGGATTATTGTGTTAATGGAAGAAAGGATGAACAGTACTTATAAGTGGGTGATGTTAATTGTTGCGACGATTGCTCAAACAACAGCGACACTTATAACATATGGTGTCGGGGTTTTCGCTTTATTTTGGAAAGAAGAATATGCGCTTACGAATATGGAGAGTGGATTGTTAGTAAGTGTTGTAAATGTTGGACCGTTATTTTGTATGCTTTTTATCGGTCGGCTACTTGATCAATATAATGAAAAAATATTAATTTCTATCAGTTCATTTTTACTAGGGAGTTCGCTTTTACTGACTAATATAGTAAGTGGATTTAATGGGTTATTATTTGTACTTTTATTAATAGGAATGTTTTATAGTGTTTCCCAGCCAGGAGGAAGTAAAGTGATTTTAAAATGGTTCCCAAAAGAAAATCGGGGATTAGCGATGGGAATAAGGCAAGCTGGTATACCGATTGGTGGCGCGTTAGCGGGAGTGTTAATCCCGTTTCTTACAGTACAATATAATATGACTTACGCGATCAATAGTATCGCATGCATTTGTATAATTGGAGGAGTATTATTTTTTGTGTTTTATAAAGAGCCATATGTTCAGGAGGAAGCGAGGAAAGGACATATTAAAATTTCCTTTTGGATGGAGCTAAAAGTAGTGATATGTAAAAAAGAGTTGTATCCAATTTATATAACGGGTATTTGCATGATTTCATTACAAATGGTGTTAGTTGGACACTTCATGAAATTTTTAGCGGGGGAACAATCGATTACATCTATTGTAGCCGGAACAGTATTTTCAGTTATGTTCTTTTCTGGAATGATTGGTCGTGTTGCATTAGCAGCTATTAGTGATGTGTTTTATAAGGGGAATCGGCGTATACCTTTATTTATAGCTGTCTGCGCTTCTATCGGCTTGATTTTATTGTTAGTAATGAGTATACATACAATAACGAGCGGAGTCTTGTATAGTGTAAGTGCATTGTTAGGATTCTTTTCAATTGGATGGTTTAGTCTTTTTATAGCCGAAGTTGCTGAATTGGCGAGTGAAGAATCTGTAGGAATAACAGTGAGTGTAGCACTTACATTAAATCAAATTGCTATTATTGTTGCACCTGTTTTATTTGGTTATATTGTGGATGAGAAAGGGTATGCGTATGCGTGGTTATGTATAGTAGTATTGTTAAGTATCTCGGCAGTCAGTTTATATAGAAGAAACAAAAAAATAAAAGAAAGTTAG